The Sandaracinus amylolyticus genomic interval CGGGCCCTCGTGGCGGCCCGTGTTCCACGCCGCCTCGATCGAGTCGAGCTCGTAGAAGCCGCCGTTGTTCGCGACCTCGAACTTCACGTCGTCGAACACGAAGAACTCGGCCTCGGGGCCGAAGTACGCCGTGTCGCCGATGCCCGTCTGGCGGAGGTAGCTCTCGGCCTTCTGCGCGATGTAGCGCGGGTTGCGCGAGTAGGGCTCACGCGTGATCGGGTCGACGACGTCGCAGATGAGCACGATCGTCGGCTGCTCGGTGAACGGGTCCATCTGCGCGGTCTTCGCGTCCGGCAGGAGCAGCATGTCGCTCGCGTTGATCGGCTGGAAGCCGCGGATCGACGAGCCGTCGAACCCGAAGCCGTCCTCGAACGCACCCTCGTCGAGGCGCGCCGCCGGGACGGTCGTGTGCTGCCAGACGCCGGGGAGGTCGCAGAAGCGCAGGTCGACCATCACGGCGTTGTTCTTCTTGGCGAGCTCGATTGCCTTCTTCACGTCGCTCATAAGTCGGTTCTCTCTCTCCGGGTCTGGTGCTCTCTGGAGCGGATGCTGCGGGGCTCGGGATCAGGCTCAGACGGCGTCCTCGCCACGCTCGCCGGTGCGGATGCGGACCGCCTCCTCGACGTGGAAGACGAAGACCTTTCCGTCGCCGATGCGGCCCGTCTTGGCCGAGCGCTCGATCGCCTCGAGCACCGGCACGACGAGCGCGTCGGGAATCACGACCTCGATCTTCACCTTCGGCACGAAGTCGACCACGTAGGCGGACCCGCGATAGACCTCGCGCTTGCCGCCGGTACGGCCGAAGCCTTTCACCTCGGTGACGGTCATGCCCTTGACGCCGACTTCCGCGAGCGCGTCCTTCACCTCGTCGAGCTTGAACGGCTTGATGATGGCCTCGACCTTCTTCATGGCTCGTCTCTCTCCGGTGGGGCGCATGCGCTATGAACGTGGTTTGTTTCGGTTACGTTTCGGCGCCGTAAATAGGCGACCGGAAGGTGCTTCGTCGAGCCGAACGTAGGGACACGTTCGATTTGAGTCGCGCCTGATACGTGAAGAAATGCGCGGGATCTGCGTGTCGCAGACGCGCTCGCTCACGGGATCCAGGTCGCGTGGAAGATCGGGCCCTGAGCGCCCGGCTCGGCGATGACGCGCACTTGATCCCGGCCCGCGAGGCGGAGCACGGACTCGATCGCGATCCGGATGCCGCGCGTGGAGAACTCGGGGATGTCGGGCCAGCCGACGACGCGGATCTCCGCACGGCCGGGGCAGACGACGAGCGGCACGAGCTCGCCGCGGTTGAGCGCGCGCGCGTAGATGCGCGGGGTGCGCGCGACGAGCGCCTCGTCGGTCGTGAACCGGAGGAGCAAGCGCCAGAGCGTCGTGAGCGTGCGCTCGACGGCGGTGCGCGAGACCTGCTCGTGGAGCTCGACGGGATCACGCGCGAGCTCGATCGCGGCCGCGTGCATGACGTGCTCGGCGGTCGTCACGCGCGGCCACGACACCGCGGACGTCTCGTCGTACTCGCGACGCGCGTCGGGTGGGAGGCGATCGAGCGCGCGGGCGAAGCGCGCCGGCCCGCAGATCTCCTGCAGGATGCGCCGGTGCTCGAGGACGAGCGCGCCCGACATGCACGCGATCGACGCCGA includes:
- a CDS encoding P-II family nitrogen regulator, with the protein product MKKVEAIIKPFKLDEVKDALAEVGVKGMTVTEVKGFGRTGGKREVYRGSAYVVDFVPKVKIEVVIPDALVVPVLEAIERSAKTGRIGDGKVFVFHVEEAVRIRTGERGEDAV